Proteins encoded within one genomic window of Candidatus Hinthialibacter antarcticus:
- a CDS encoding adenylate/guanylate cyclase domain-containing protein, giving the protein MRDAQSFNRSSSSSNELEDRLKKALETRDRVEQTFRDENQQLWTIIFIDVSSSANDVWKMDSNAADAIFADYQSHAREGLLEYGPTFIDPTGGPQIIACFDTPEAALKAAESVLKYLDEWNDSRPAETPLKPAFGIHQGYVVYKDGALLQSNTANMAARVKSKAQPGQILVSSQIYKILRASADFEFKKIGTFDLKNIPEPQDLYQAYHDDIGSAPVSSKKPSIKDQLAALKKDKVKPVVSERHSHDWAMVYIDVCGSTKKFWSYGDREATRLIEEYQKICNKAFTSQGCEFLRSCEGDQIIAGYEVDNIDRAAVAAIQILQSLFKRNMTVRDVQKVQAAIGIHVGEVVFQGSELLQSKDMRIGKSTQSKAESEEILITQATLEKLHPDLHQFIEEYDVVAFDGLPDQYALHTIKWSRTQLNSTYLRKLLTTMPRVSRPKYK; this is encoded by the coding sequence ATGCGTGACGCTCAATCGTTTAACCGCAGCTCCAGTAGCTCAAACGAACTCGAAGACCGTTTAAAAAAAGCGCTGGAGACCCGCGACCGGGTCGAACAAACCTTTCGCGACGAAAACCAACAGCTGTGGACGATCATATTCATTGATGTTTCGTCGTCCGCCAATGATGTCTGGAAAATGGATAGCAACGCAGCAGACGCTATCTTCGCCGATTATCAATCTCACGCCCGCGAGGGCCTGTTAGAGTATGGGCCGACCTTTATTGATCCCACCGGCGGGCCGCAGATTATCGCCTGTTTTGATACGCCCGAAGCCGCGCTAAAAGCGGCGGAGTCTGTATTGAAATATCTGGACGAATGGAACGATTCGCGCCCGGCGGAGACGCCGTTGAAACCCGCATTCGGTATTCACCAGGGCTACGTTGTCTACAAAGACGGCGCCTTGCTTCAGTCTAATACGGCCAACATGGCCGCCCGCGTCAAAAGCAAAGCCCAGCCCGGCCAAATTCTGGTGTCGTCGCAGATTTATAAAATCCTGCGCGCTTCGGCGGATTTTGAATTTAAAAAAATCGGAACTTTTGATCTTAAAAATATTCCCGAACCGCAAGACCTCTATCAAGCCTATCATGATGATATCGGCTCGGCGCCAGTCTCCAGCAAAAAACCCAGCATCAAAGATCAATTGGCGGCGTTGAAAAAAGATAAAGTCAAACCCGTCGTCAGCGAACGCCACAGCCATGATTGGGCGATGGTTTACATTGACGTGTGCGGCTCGACCAAAAAGTTTTGGAGCTACGGCGACCGCGAAGCCACCCGCCTCATCGAAGAATATCAGAAAATATGCAACAAAGCGTTCACTTCGCAGGGGTGCGAATTTTTGCGCAGTTGCGAAGGCGACCAGATTATTGCCGGCTACGAGGTCGACAACATCGACCGCGCCGCCGTCGCGGCGATTCAAATTTTGCAATCATTGTTTAAGCGCAACATGACAGTGCGCGACGTACAAAAGGTGCAAGCGGCAATCGGCATCCACGTCGGCGAAGTGGTGTTCCAAGGCTCGGAACTGCTGCAGAGCAAAGACATGCGCATCGGCAAATCGACCCAGTCGAAAGCCGAGTCGGAAGAAATTTTGATTACCCAGGCGACCTTAGAAAAACTGCATCCAGACTTACATCAGTTCATTGAAGAATATGACGTAGTGGCGTTTGACGGGCTGCCCGATCAATACGCGCTGCATACCATCAAATGGTCGCGTACGCAATTAAACTCGACCTACTTGCGAAAACTGCTGACCACCATGCCGCGCGTGAGTCGGCCTAAATATAAGTAG